A single genomic interval of Pyruvatibacter sp. HU-CL02332 harbors:
- the fliJ gene encoding flagellar export protein FliJ: MKSRTSLIRVQRFQVEEIQRRVADLEQMLDDFRREEEELEKRVRYEQKKAGISDEAHYAYPTYAKYASMRRDNLAQSISELSRQVDAEREKLTEAFEDLKKVELVDESARSRAKAETRRREQADLDEIAINMHGRGAAEIG; this comes from the coding sequence ATGAAGTCCCGTACATCATTGATCCGCGTGCAGCGGTTTCAGGTAGAGGAAATCCAGCGGCGCGTGGCCGATCTGGAGCAGATGCTTGATGACTTCCGCCGTGAGGAGGAAGAACTCGAAAAGCGTGTGCGCTACGAGCAGAAGAAGGCCGGTATTTCGGACGAGGCGCATTATGCCTATCCGACTTACGCCAAATACGCGTCCATGCGCCGGGATAATCTGGCGCAGTCCATCAGTGAGCTGTCGCGCCAGGTGGATGCGGAACGCGAAAAGCTGACGGAAGCGTTTGAAGACCTCAAGAAGGTTGAGCTTGTGGATGAGAGTGCGCGTAGCCGGGCCAAGGCTGAAACCCGCCGCCGGGAGCAGGCTGACCTCGACGAGATAGCCATCAACATGCATGGGCGTGGTGCTGCTGAAATCGGCTAG